The genomic interval CGAGAGGACGACCTAAAAAGCTAGACTCCGAAAAATATAATCACTCTATCCATGTTAGATTAGATGAAGAGTCATACAACAGGCTTAAGAATTACTGTACTGAAAAAAACATAGATATCTCTGAAACGATTAGAAGGTTAATCAACCAACTTTAAGTATTAAATACTTACGCAATGTAGCAATCATTCAGAGAAAAGTAAAATGAGAGGTGAAATCAATGGTTTCATCCTCTCATTTTTTTTATATAAAAAAATATCATTTTTTTGAAAAAAGAAATGGTAAATAAATGTATTTTTAAAAAAATAAGACTTTTCACTTATTATTTTTTGTGTTACATTAAATATTGAAGTTGATAATCAATCTCAATGGAATGCAGTCTTACATATTTTGATAGAAAAAACGATATTTTTAATAGAAAGACCAATGATGAATACGACTAGTATACAGTCAAGTGATCTAAGGAAAGCCAAGACTAAATTGCACTAATGTGTTAACATGCGGCTTGATATTATCGGAGTGGTTGAATAATCCCAAAGGGTTTCTTTCATTAACTGATGAAAATACTTAAATTCTAAAGAGCTGCAGCTTACCACGGTTAATAAGTTTGTTTTACCTGATGCAGGAACACTGAGTGCTGTGAGTAAAGGTGTCCTAGTATCAAAAGTTTTTAAATAAAAATATTCATTTACTTTCCTATCTTATCTAAGTAAGCATAACAATTCTGGGTTGATTTAAAATTTATCTTAATATATACATGAATTTGCACTTAGAATGATAATCGTTTTCTATTGTCGTCTGAGAATAAACACGTTATGAGGATTACAAATGAGACTATGGATGTTAATGATTGCAACTATAGTCCTGTCATGTATATCGCTATTTATCGGTGCGATTGATATCAAGGTGAGTGACTTGCTCGATTGGGATTCGGATAAGACACAAACTTTCTTAATCAGTCGAGTGCCTCGTCTATTGGCGATTATATTGGCGGGAGCTGGAATGAGTATTGCGGGTCTAATTATGCAGTCTTTAAGTCGAAATAAATTTGTATCGCCAACGACTGCAGGTACGTTAGATGCAGCAAAACTAGGTATTTTAATCTCAATGCTGTTCTTTACGAATGTTTCGTATACTCAGCAAGTTATTTTTAGCTTCGTATTTGCTTTAGTGGGAACATTAATTTTTATGCAGATTCTCGATCGTATTAAATTTAAAGATGTCATTTTCGTTCCGTTAATCGGGATTATGTACGGAAATATTTTGTCATCTATCACGACATTTTTTGCATACGAAGCAGATCTTATTCAAAATATTTCTTCTTGGTTAATGGGGAGTTTCACACTCATTATTGCTGGTCGCTATGAGCTATTATATGTAAGTATTCCAGCGGTTATTTTAGCGTATCTTTATGCGAATAAATTTACAGTGGCTGGTATGGGAGAAGATTTTGCGAAAAACCTAGGTTTAAGTTATAAGCTTGTATTAAATATAGGTCTTATCCTTGTTGCGATTATTTCTACAACTGTCGTACTAACTGTCGGAATTATTCCGTTTTTAGGCTTAATTGTGCCTAATATTGTATCTCTTTATTTAGGTGATAATTTACGCAAAACAATTCCACATACTGCAGTATTAGGGGTTTTCTTTCTGTTAGTATGTGACATTATTGGGCGTATTGTTATTCACCCATATGAGATTCCAGTTAATGTAACTGTGGCAGTAATCGGTAGTGCGATCTTCTTAGTTATGTTATTTAGGGGGAGAGCATATGCGAAAAAATAGTACGAAGTTAATATTTTTAGCGGTATTAGCAATTATTTGTATTTTACTTTACGGATTTTATGATATAAAGGGCGGTTTTGATTACGCCTTTCCAAGACGTATGATTCGTGTTGCGGCAATGGTTGTTACAGGAATTGCGATTGCGTATTCAACAGTCGTGTTCCAGACAATTACACATAACCGCATCTTAACACCTTCTGTAATGGGACTTGACTCGATGTACGAAGTCGTACAAACGTTAATTTACTTCTTTGCTGGGTCAATGTCGATTTGGGTATTAAATAAATATTTAAATTTCGGTGCAGCGATATTTGCAATGGTATTATTTGCGCTCATTTTATATCGTTTCCTATTCCGTGCAGATAAGCATCCTATTTATTTACTCCTTTTAATGGGGATGATTATAGGAACGCTTTTAGGAAGTCTTG from Metabacillus sediminilitoris carries:
- a CDS encoding ABC transporter permease; this translates as MRLWMLMIATIVLSCISLFIGAIDIKVSDLLDWDSDKTQTFLISRVPRLLAIILAGAGMSIAGLIMQSLSRNKFVSPTTAGTLDAAKLGILISMLFFTNVSYTQQVIFSFVFALVGTLIFMQILDRIKFKDVIFVPLIGIMYGNILSSITTFFAYEADLIQNISSWLMGSFTLIIAGRYELLYVSIPAVILAYLYANKFTVAGMGEDFAKNLGLSYKLVLNIGLILVAIISTTVVLTVGIIPFLGLIVPNIVSLYLGDNLRKTIPHTAVLGVFFLLVCDIIGRIVIHPYEIPVNVTVAVIGSAIFLVMLFRGRAYAKK